From a single Tachypleus tridentatus isolate NWPU-2018 chromosome 6, ASM421037v1, whole genome shotgun sequence genomic region:
- the LOC143251729 gene encoding AKT-interacting protein-like produces MGLGYFSRKPHFQPRFQQARYMLGGSGCDIAPFVMRHNWMNWVSLNNIADSQLIVFEPSVFHPLINIETGELDVKRGFQKWRRNVNHIWQVILYARRIFYKIENQNPLNPEASVLYERDLELFKVKVAESINFCHEKLYDTSTQDPHALRFSPWEPTIHENVRKKLLSGNKEDNDTKVSTPSGLSWIQKGTLKIFSKTAS; encoded by the exons ATGGGTCTGGGATACTTTTCTAGAAAACCACACTTTCAACCACGCTTCCAACAGGCCCGttacatgctaggtgg ATCAGGATGTGACATTGCTCCATTTGTCAtgaggcacaattggatgaattgggtgtccttgaataacattgcagattcACAG CTAATAGTTTTTGAACCATCAGTTTTTCAtcctttaataaatattgaaactggAGAACTAGATGTAAAGAGAGGATTCCAGAAATGGAG AAGAAATGTCAATCATATTTGGCAAGTAATTTTGTACGCTCGTCGAATTttctataaaatagaaaatcaaaatcCACTGAATCCAGAAGCATCAGTTTT atatgAGAGAGACCTAGAATTGTTCAAGGTCAAAGTGGCTGAGAGTATTAACTTTTGTCATGAAAAGCTGTATGATACCTCAACTCAAGATCCACATGCTCTCCGCTTCAGTCCGTGGGAACCAACTATACATGAGAATGTTAGGAAGAAATTATTATCTGGAAAT AAAGAAGATAACGATACTAAAGTCTCCACACCTTCAGGCTTATCCTGGATACAAAAAGGAACTTTAAAGATATTCTCAAAAACAGCATCTTAA